The genomic stretch GTATAGTTAGCAATGTCAAATACCaacatttttatctttcttcaaCAAATATTGCATGAAAATATCAAGAACTAATCTACCTTCATTATCCCTGCCTTCTGattttatctcttttaattCTTCAGACATATGAAAGGTCTTACATACAGAGATGGATAGATACTGACAACTCAACATGTCCAAAAACTCAGCAGAAGCTTGAACATTTGACACTGACCCCAAATTATGCCCTAAGAAGTCTAATAACTCAGTGGTGTACAGAGCACAAGGTTGAGCAATTAACAGGGTTAGCAAAGGGAAGGATAAAAAAGAGTGATGGATCTTTCCGTAATGTTAGTGGGGACATAGCAGCCGTCCAGGCAACTGTCCGCAGGCTCTCAAGCCGGTCCATTGAGGAGCGTAGAGCTGCCGTCTCTGAAATCCGATCATTGTCTAAAAGAAGCACAGATAACAGGATACTAGTAGCAGGAGCAGGAGCTATTCCTGTTCTTGTCAACCTTTTAACATCTGAAGATACGTCAATACAAGAAAACGCTGTTACTTCAATCCTTAACCTttctatatatgaaaataacaagGGACTGATAATGCTTGCTGGTGCGGTTCCTTCAATCGTCCAAGTTCTCAGAGCTGGGAGTGTGGAAGCAAGAGAGAATGCTGCCGCAACCCTTTTCAGCTTGTCACTTGCAGATgagaacaaaataataattggtGCATCAGGAGCAATACCAGCTTTGGTAGAATTGCTCGAAAATGGAAGCACAAGAGGAAAGAAAGATGCTGCAACGGCCTTGTTCAATCTTTGCATTTATGAGGGGAACAAGGGAAGGGTCGTCAGGGCAGGGATTATTACAGCCTTATTAAAGATGCTTACAGACTCCAGAAACCGTATGATTGATGAGGCTCTGACCATTCTTTCAGTTCTAGCTAGCAACCAAGAAGCAAAGGTTGCTATAGTAAAAGCCAGCACCATACCTGTTCTAATAGATTTGCTGAGAACAGGAATGCCACGCAACAAAGAGAATGCAGCAGCCATTTTGCTCTCCTTGTGCAAGAGGGATCCTGAGAATCTTGCATGTGTAAGTAGACTGGGTGCTGTCATACCTTTGACAGAGCTTGCTAAAGGTGGCACGGAGAGGGCGAAACGAAAGGCTACATCGATGTTGGAACATCTTCGGAGGCTACAACAGCACTGACGAGGTACTTGTATGGAGAGGCATTTTTtcataatctttaattttttcttcttaattctgTTCCCCAATTATTTGGCAATGACTGCCGCTCATAGCGTGAAAACTGAGAATACGAGCGTGAGATACAAAGTCATTCTCATTGCTCCCTGTgtattgtttccttttttatgcgtgtaaaaaaaatacagtactCTTCTTTGTTATGGAAATTCTCTCGACATTGCCTTCCTGTTTGATCTCTTAGCGTGGATTTGAACCGAAGCATGTTTGATCTCTTAGTTTTTTGGCCCAGCTTCATTTGCCTCTTTTCGTGTTAAAAGTGATCCTAGGACAAAACAAGAAGATTAATTACTGCATTAACAAGGATAAATGTAatcgtttttttcttctttttttttcatttcaaaatcgAAATGGGTTTTATGAGTTGTGTTCTTAAAAAAGGAATGCCTGTATTTCAAATTTAACGGCACCAGGTTCAATTTATACGACTCCACTCCGTTATTCTCGGATTTAGATCACAATAAATAcggaaaaaatagataaaaagctTTTTCGGCATGGAATGGTGGAAAAGGACGAGTTTTACCATGCCTCCTCAATGTGCATGCTAATGTTTTGAAACTGCTTTTCAAGGTCTTCGTCAAGTACCGACTGTGCAACATTGTGAACTCCATACGTGAACCGAAAGTTCTTGTCAACATGTGAGTTTTACCTAGAATTAGTTCCTATGGtccttgaattgttttgatttgagtTCTTCTACTAGTCTTATGCAATCTTTATGGATATCACAACCTAAATTTGAGCACCTGACCAACATAAATTAACATTGCCCAGCAGAAGTATTATAACTTGTACAACTCTACAATTCATTTCAGATTAATATTCCAAAATCacacaattcaaataaaaaataaatatgcaaaccaatcaatttaattcatatataacaTTATTCATTTTCATGATTATACATATATTAGTATTAATCCCATTGCCATATTTCAGTACTATTTACTCATAGTATATTACAACGATAAAAATCTAGGATAAGCATCAATATCCACCAATCACATAGGAGTAGTATATATGGGGCTTACGAAGCACCAAAACACATTTTATCACAAAGTAAAATCAATTCCCAATTAAGAGGGAAACCATAAAACTTGATAATAAATCACCAACAAATACCAATCATTTATTAAAAcctatcttaaatttttttattcatgaacagggactaaactgtaattttccaTAATCCAGGGGCAAAATCATAATTTCCAGAGTTGAAGGACTAACCTGAAAATATCATGAATCCATGACCAAAGTGATACTTGAAACTCATCATTATTAACCTCACTGTCAGTCTATCTAGGATCTCAAAATATGTTCCAGGGCTCAAATTACAATTAAAGTTTTCACAAATTGGGGACCAGACTGAAGTtctgtcatcttcaacctcaacaCAGATTTTTTTCCAGGTTTCAAGGCTGATTTTTCAACTCAATTCTCCCATATTTACCtattttctttctaatattAAGTTACTTAAAGTCTTACTcaaaattcatcaattaaacaaagATATACATCAATTCATTCCtgttttatttcaattcatattcatACACATATACCATTCCATACATCAAACAAAATCACTAACATATCAATTAACATTACACAAACCCTAACTTTTCCAACGAGTTTATTGTAAAGAAAAGGACTCGTAAACAATACTATAAATCAATTAGAAAGAGATTAAGTAAAACTTACTCAAAAAGATAACTTATATATTCAATCATCACAAGTTAGAGCTTTGAAGAAATTCTGCAGAAAGATAAGAGGCAAAGTACACTGGcgtttaaagaaagaaaagagggagattGTATTTTTGAGAATGTACTGTCACCtcttggttttatatatattgggctagcaaagataatataaaatttaggcTTCAACTAGTAGGCCGACCACAAAATAAATTACGGGCCTTACAATGTACATCAAAATTCAGTCCacaaaattaactcaataaatgGTTAATATATGTccatttataattaaaacattccaaataataaacataattttaaaaaaaggaaaaagatttaatctttgattttttaaaagtgaaattaaaaacattattgaacacaaactaaaatacaaaaacaaatccagaatccttcaaaattttattcaatatcaatatatttcaCCAATTTTATTCAATCCCAGAGCTTAATATacattcaggttttttttttttttttttatggaatattTTATACCAAAAGCCATATGAAACCACCTCTCAAACTACAATAGCGGGCACACAATAAATAGTTcacaaaataaagaagaagaaaaaagaaacatcatatttttaaattattttttttatacaaacgAGGCAGCATCCTGTTTCACTCCACGGTTGGTGGTAAGTGACATGGATTGCAGGAATAGTCAAATTAAAACGATGTAGCTTTGTTGGATAGTGGAgtacaagtataaaaaaaaagtgacacaCAGTTAGCTTTACCTTAATGAAGTCATTAGCACGTTCATTCGTTACCGCCATCATTCTTTTTGCTAAAatatcgttttctttttttttctttttttaatatcgttttctttttgttcgGTAAGCATGTAcgctatttttatattttaaaaatatcttttaaaaaatttaaaattttttattttttttatttttttcaaagtaatatatttttaatgttctcaaattattttaatgtattaatgtcaaaaataatttttaaaaaataaaaaatattttaatacaaaaattttttaaaaaaataattataacaatatttttaaacaaactcataaaagtttgattataaatgataaaagaGTAATTGTAGAACTCAAAAGGTTGCCTACCCTATGAGAGGACGGTAGTTTTGGCTTTCGAgtgctttttttaaatatatttattttaaaaaatattaaattaatatatatttttaataattttaatatactaatattaaaaattaaaaaaaattattttaataaattttcaattaaaatcctttaaaaaatatatatatatatatactcagCACCACAGCTCAGTTAGTGTGCACGTCCACTTAAAGATACAAAATTTATTGCCAAAGTACAACAGCTCTTAAAGGTCAAATATGctgaaaaaatatcaactttgtTACGAatactaattatttatttggtgGCAATTGGATAACCTAAAAAATCAGTTCGAGTTGATCGGAGTTAGTAATATcagttttagatttgttttgattttttttgactTGTAGaggtattttaattatttcattgtgttttttatgtatttagtCAAATACTAAATTGATCCCAGCTGCtatgattataactaaaaaatcattgtgataatacaaaaataccTCTTggcattaatttaattttttttttcttcaatggaTATTTGAGTTGTTTCACTGTacagttgaaataaaaaaaaaacttgtttgttccttttaatttaataataactaatatgtttcataaaaaaaaaaaaaaactgtaaaggCCCAATAACCGGTGTTAAATTTTGTAATGTGAGGATCAAAACCACGAAAAATCCTATTTCAATTAACAATGTTTTAATTCGCACACTACAGTAAAAATCTCTCTCTAATTAGCAGGGAATAATGTGGTATGGTACATTGGAAAATCCCTTACCGACCaggttttgttaatatttatagaCAGCTTgcacatatattaaaaaataatataaattatattttaaaattttatctaatagtttaaatttttaagttaagatgattctttaacatggtatcaaaaTCTTAATGATCAAGCAGTCATAAGTTtgaatttcactatttttatttatttgataaaaaaaatcaagcacaaaataatatgggtttgtgcaaatttcaagtttaaagggtttttacttgagggggtgtgttagaaattaatataaataatattctagAACCTcacataacaatttaaatttttgaattgagatggtatttttgatatattttaaaaataatagtagaaTGAAGCTGTCCTCATAGTACAGTTTTTTCTTTTGCCTTGATTAATGGAGGAGGTCGAGAAAATCAGCTCGCGCCCCATGATGAGGCGACTATTGAACAAAGACACGGAAATTATATGACAAAGTAGGAGAAAAGCAAGAGAGGGTAAAATAAAACGTGGGAAAAGTGTTTGCGATGGAGGCACAGAAACATGTCAGATATGACCATGACGTCCCTGGTAAACTAGCAAGACGGAGTATGGTTCTGGGTTCAATTTGATCAGTTCTTGACCACAGAAAATAGGACCAAGATTATGGCAGTGGTTGCTGCGTGAGATATATAGAAATGATGCTAATATTATTGTTCAtgtccctttcttttcttttctttttctgagcAGGATGCGAATGCATATATATTAGTAGCTCGTTAATGACTACTGTTTTCATTTTCCAAAGTCTCCTCAACAACCATTTTGTCATTTTCGCACGATTTTCAGCTTGTTTACACCCAAGCAATTCTAaggtgttcttttttttctcctttcctgGTTGAATAATTCTAGTTTTCTTAAATCTTTCGTTAAAAACTACAAATATcccttttttttgggttaaaatgtTAGTGGTGAAGCGTCTTTAATAGGTATATGATTGTAGTGAATATTGTCTCAAATTGCAAATGAGTGCCTAACACAACTGATCCAGTCCAATAAACCGAAAAAAATCGTTAGAGGGCACAGTCCAGAAGTTAATACTTGTGAATTTTTATGAAGAGATTTTAGGATAAATCCCAAGAGGAGTGGGATTCTGTGACAGGAGAGGGCTAGCTATATCGTAATATCATTGTATATAACCTAAAGACCGAGCCTATCCTGacaggaaattaaaaaaaaaaaaaaaagggaaaattacTTTAGGTATTCTATGCCACagtgtttttaatatttcatgccctattttttttttatataaaaaaaactacaatgtgctatatatattttttatgttactttCACTTAAAATCATGTAGTTTTTTAACTGTTTAGCACAGCGCATTAGCATCACACTCCATTAAAAAAACGTTATATTTATTACAAAACCACCATTATTATACGTGTTTTTCTATTAGACAttgacatttttgttttttcatagaaATTCTAATGAGATTATTATATCATGGAGTGCTAAAGGTGATTTCTCTAAAACTTGGGGCTGAACTAGTCTCTTTGAaaacttcaatcatttatactgCATGTGCGGAAACGAATATTGGACgcctaagaagaagaagaagaattaaatCTCTTGGGATCAATCTGAGAAAGTTCTCATGATCACTTGAAAGCCTGAGATGGATGTTTCGCTCCCCGTTGAAGATCATAACCTTGGAAGAAACAAACCCCGTCCAAGTTGATCAGCGTTGTATCAATCTAGACCAAGGCCGTGATTTCACATTAAAGCTGTTTGCCTCTCTAAAGTAGGAACACAGTATAGTTATCTTAACTAGCAAGCAAGTAAACGTGTTAATTTAACTTGACAAGCGGACTTTTATGcatgttattttctttagaCTAGCCAGGGAGACCAAAGAAAGGGAAGGACAAGTTATGGGCGACCAGTAAATTACTTTTCATCCAATccaaaagggtaaaaaaaataaaaataaatctaccaTGACATTGtttagagttgttttttttattgttttgattttctaatagcaaaataaattttaaaaataaaaaatattatttaaatatattttcaaacaataaaatacattaaaaataataattattattataatatcaaatagaatGGCAGATAACACAATTCCCAGTCCATTTCCACATGAGAAAAGACAAGTGAAACAGCGCCGTGATTCACGTTAGTTAACATTCGTTTTCAAGATCAAAACGTCAATTTTCCCCACCCACGGGTTTTTTGGAGGTTACTAGCTAGCTATTCGTACATTTTCCATGACATCTAAGTTGAATATACAAGACATGTGGCTGGCCGttgaatttcttcaaataaGAACgagcttttttaatttttctccttGCCCATACATGCTTTCAAAAGAGTTTTGATATACAAAAgtcaaaatacatattttataaaataaaagaaacaaaaagaatttgatGGCATATGGCACAAACAACAAGAgattagataaaagaaaaagaaaaaggaaaaaaaaaattgagatagtATAGGTATACCGAAATTTTGATAATGACATTCTAGCATTatcataaagaaatttaaagacATTATAAAAAGTAAACTTTAAAATTGGTGATGAAATGTTAACAAGTGAGCTTGTTATGGAGATTAATTTTCTATATtgtctataaattcttcttgtCAAAAGATACAAAAGTATCATCATCTCTCTAGTATTTTATGTTATGTCGTATTTTTTTATAGctattagattattatttttttcttatggttattagaactttataaaatatgcatattgaattttatacataaaaacTCTTGGGAAATCATGTAGCTGCAAGGagagaaattattaaatttgttagCTACCCAGGTAGCAACCACGCAGCATATTTAATTACGCATGTAGTGCCTGAACTGTGCTAGTTTAGGAATTATGTTTTAAGCGTTGAGCTAGTCTACGACTCacaattaagataattaaactaaactgaaaacaaaaataaccatTCAGCTTTATTTGGAATATTGAAAGCCAAACCATACACGTACTTTTCTTCATTTGTCAAACTTTCGcccatttcaatttcaaatcttGCCTTCTTTCGTTGACTGTAATATTAACACAACTACCCAAAATCCAGGCGTCCTTATCTTCCACCCACCACACAGG from Populus alba chromosome 8, ASM523922v2, whole genome shotgun sequence encodes the following:
- the LOC118039858 gene encoding U-box domain-containing protein 11, yielding MAGGEDTLVTAIFLLDLVRQICSVGISVAGDKNKNDSVFRKDCMDLVRRVSLLTHFLEEINGQLGKLDALGSSSSSSKEMNWWSDLVAALRSAHNLLSLAGSFQSTNNSDGTAKNIVTLFHGVTWKLEKSLANVPYDQFDISEEVQEQVALVRAQLRRATERYGSMNSREVSFPFSQQIDKDVDQAQMGNRLTGSCHVENSGSVNHKVAGNIETSVSGSNGSTGRTADPVASESNAVDLAKKGSLPKKSTEDLKKPDTLKIPHDFLCPISLELMRDPVIVATGQTYERSYIQRWIDTDNSTCPKTQQKLEHLTLTPNYALRSLITQWCTEHKVEQLTGLAKGRIKKSDGSFRNVSGDIAAVQATVRRLSSRSIEERRAAVSEIRSLSKRSTDNRILVAGAGAIPVLVNLLTSEDTSIQENAVTSILNLSIYENNKGLIMLAGAVPSIVQVLRAGSVEARENAAATLFSLSLADENKIIIGASGAIPALVELLENGSTRGKKDAATALFNLCIYEGNKGRVVRAGIITALLKMLTDSRNRMIDEALTILSVLASNQEAKVAIVKASTIPVLIDLLRTGMPRNKENAAAILLSLCKRDPENLACVSRLGAVIPLTELAKGGTERAKRKATSMLEHLRRLQQH